One genomic region from Elusimicrobiota bacterium encodes:
- the wrbA gene encoding NAD(P)H:quinone oxidoreductase codes for MKILVAYYSMYGHVYKLAQAAAEGARGVPGAEVSLKRIPETLAKEALEKMGALAAQKEQEAVPVCAVEDLAAADAVIFGTPTRFGNMCGQMRQFLDSTGGLWLKGSMVGKVGSVLTSSATQHGGQESTLLSFHITLLHHGMVVAGLPYAYHGQMTIAEMTGGSPYGASTIAGGKGERVPSANELDGAKFQGRYVARLAERLAGVKVS; via the coding sequence ATGAAGATCCTCGTCGCTTATTATTCCATGTACGGGCACGTTTACAAGCTGGCCCAGGCCGCGGCCGAAGGAGCCCGCGGAGTCCCGGGCGCCGAGGTCTCGCTCAAGCGCATCCCCGAGACCCTGGCCAAGGAAGCGCTCGAGAAGATGGGCGCGCTGGCCGCGCAGAAAGAGCAGGAGGCGGTGCCGGTCTGCGCGGTCGAGGACCTGGCCGCGGCCGACGCCGTCATCTTCGGAACGCCCACGCGCTTCGGCAACATGTGCGGCCAGATGCGCCAGTTCCTCGACTCCACCGGCGGGCTCTGGCTGAAAGGCTCCATGGTGGGGAAGGTCGGCAGCGTCCTGACCAGCTCCGCCACCCAGCACGGCGGACAGGAATCCACGCTCCTCTCTTTCCACATCACGCTCCTGCACCACGGCATGGTGGTCGCCGGGCTTCCGTACGCCTACCACGGGCAGATGACCATCGCTGAGATGACCGGAGGCTCGCCTTACGGAGCGTCCACCATCGCGGGAGGCAAGGGAGAGCGCGTCCCCAGCGCGAACGAACTGGACGGGGCCAAGTTCCAGGGCCGCTACGTGGCGCGGCTCGCGGAAAGGCTGGCCGGGGTGAAGGTCAGCTAG